The DNA segment AACTACGTATGTTATTAGATTTTGAGAAATCTAACAATTAATGATCCCTTTGATGGATCACGATAATCCTAtctattatttgttttaatagATATTGAACAGAATAGAGATTAAAATCCTTTACTACccaattaattttgttatgTTGATTGTATTGATGAAACAGACGTATGATTACTTTTCAGTGTCTATTAGTGTAAGTTAATATACATaagatttattttaacataactatatatatagtaaattattttccaagaatattttatattattaatttacaaCTACCctttaaaaatgttttttgttccatttttttttgatgcTGTGCCTATACAAATTTCAAGAATGTCGCTGTACAAGCAATGTGACAGAATTAAGAAAGTTGACAACTGATTTGTAAAATGAAATGTTCTTATGAATTAGATAAAGACATGATGCTAGCCAGTTGTATGTTGTGTTTATTGAACGATATAGGTGAGAAGGCAGTTTGTTCTCCTACATGTTTGTCTTTCTTCGTATATACGCATATAAAGATAGATTTGTAGAACTTTTTTGTtgattatattcaatacaTCAAACCATTTGTATATGGTGTTTGTCGTGgacatattttatattagCTTATGTTTAGCAcgttatataaaatttgtaTTGTACAGGGAAAAGTTTAATTTTGTGTcttaaatctttttttcttaaaatgaagatgaacAAGATATTTATGTGTCAATTGTTGTCATCCGATTCAAATTATTCTATTCTGAGGATtgattatatatgtatattatCTTAATATAAAACTATCGTTTACTGAGATTTTGAGCAGTTTGTTCTATTTGGGGAGTTGTGGTGaacatttaaagaaaaagatcTTTGGTAACTTACATAATGACCAGTTGCGAGAATAATTCATATCCAATTATACAACATGTACAGGACAGTTTTCCAGAACAAAGCCTGCCAGCATCAAGACGATATTATAATGGAGATGCAGATATTCTATCGGTTAGGGATCTAATCAAGTATGATCAAGATCGAAGATTATCACTGCCTGGAACTCTTAAGAATAAAGAtcaaaagagaaaaataaaGGAAGACTTACTTCGGAATAATAATGTCAATAAATCAAGCATGAGCGAAGAGAAGTTTAAATTGAGCATGgaacaaaaaatgatgaaatgGAAACCTACTGTGTCTAATAATTGTAGTATTAACGGTTCTGTTATGTACATTGAAGGTACACATCCTTATCAATTTGACACTCCTTTGGTAGAGTTAGAAACCTTGAACAGGAAATCGTTGAGTGAGAGCTCTAAAAACAATACAAAGATGCAAAAGGACAAAAAGAAGAGAGGGTTTAGTATCAGTGGGGCAACGGATATCACTGACACTACATTTACCAATACGACAATACTTGCGAATTCGAATTCTGAAACAAGAACGAAAATGAACAATAACATATTTGAATCACATGAATATAGAACTAATCATATTAATGATTTAGAGACACCTTATGGATTGGTGTATAGTGAGAATAAGAAggataaaaaaatagataaaAGCATAGATATGacagaattgaaaaatatatatcaaaatacATATGGAATTAAATTACCTGAAGATTATTTAGAGTCATTAAATTACTACCATCGTAATCAAAACAATATGCACACAAatacaaaacaaaataacgtcaagaagaaaaaagaagaaaacaattgGTTCACTTCATGTTTTTCGAAAACGTTTCCTAATTGTTTGtgaaaaaaacaaaaaaggTGCAACAAGAACCAATTACTatataatcaattttttttgttcttatTGTATACATGATGCATATATCTATGTACTTTTAATAGCAAAGAATCTTTAACTAAATAGAATATTCAGGATGACACAGatcattttatttactgTCATTCCCActtgattttaaaattaatattaattgcATTGTAACGCGCGTATTATTTTTAGGAAACCTCATCAATTTAATGAACctatataaatagataCTTTGACGGtaagaataaatatttcaatgcATAATAGTCACTAAtcagaaaaaaaaattgtttctAAATATATGTCGACAATGTATTAATCAAAAAGGCCAAATTGTTTTACAACTCGCTTTAGATAATGGTAAACCTGCCATCACAAATGACAGAAAGAAAAACGTTGGCAGGCCATGACACTTGTTCAATCGGTCAGTCAATCAACGGATCAGTCACATTGAGTTTTCTGAAAAAGAAGCTGTTCgttcaaaattatatttatcacGTGAATCTGTTTTTTTCAGTTCGTCATTGATTATAGTTGCGGGTAACAACATTTGGTTTTCTTTGAAgttaaatttcaataattaatgCAACCAAAGTTTATACAACTATAAGAGGATTAAaggaattattaatttaataaagtaTGATTAGagcaaatattttaatatatgtttatttGTGTACAACtgttttaatattgaattggTATCAATTGGATTGAATTGTTTAAAGCAGTTTATTAGTGGGTGTTtgttttctcttttttcttgtaattATAAGACTTTTTAACTACTGAAGATACAGTTGccaaaaaaagattatagaagaagaaaatggCAGGAGCACTAGAAAATGCTCGTAAAGagattaaaagaatatCATTAGATGACCATGAAGAGTCAGAATACGGTTATGTGTATTCTGTCTCTGGTCCTGTTATCATTGCTGAACAAATGATTGGTTGCGCTATGTATGAATTGGTTAAAGTTGGTCATGACAATTTAGTCGGTGAAGTTATTAGAATCGATGGTGATAAAGCTACTATTCAAGTTTATGAAGAAACTGCAGGTGTCACTGTTGGTGATCCAGTTTTAAGAACTGGTAAACCACTGTCTGTTGAATTAGGTCCAGGTTTGATGGAAACCATTTACGATGGTATTCAAAGACCATTAAAGGCTATTAAAGAACGTTCCCaatctatatatatccCAAGAGGTATTGATTCTCCAGCTCTAGATAGAACTATTAAATGGCAATTCACACCAAGCCAACACAAAGTTGGTGACCATATCACAGGGGGTGATATTTTTGGTTCTGTTTTCGAAAATTCTCTATTAGACAACCATAAAATTTTACTACCACCACGAGCAAGAGGTACCATTACTTGGATTGCTAGTGCTGGTGAATACACTGTCgatgaaaaaattttggAAGTTGAATTCGATGGTAAGAAATACGACTACTCAATGATGCACACATGGCCTGTTAGGGTACCAAGACCAGTTGCTGAAAAGGTCTCAGCCGATTATCCATTATTAACTGGTCAAAGAGTTTTAGATGCTTTGTTCCCATGTGTTCAAGGTGGTACTACTTGTATTCCAGGTGCTTTCGGTTGTGGTAAGACTGTTATCTCCCAatctttatcaaaatattcgAACTCTGACGCTATTATTTACGTTGGTTGTTTTGCTAAAGGTACCAAGGTTTTGATGGCAGATGGTTCTGATAAATCTATTGAAGATATTGCTATTGGTGAACAAGTCATGGGTAAAGATGGTGCTCCAAGAAGCGTCGTTGGTTTACCTCGTGGCCAGAAGACAATGTACCATGTCAAACACACTACACAACATAAGAAGTCTGACCAAGAAGTTGGTTTGATGGATTACGTATGTTCAGGTAACCATAAGTTAGTTCTTCGTACCCCACAATTAATCAGCACGGCTACTAACAGATTAAATGGTAAGTTGTACACTAGTGTCACTTACTTTGCTCTTGAAGATTCTATCTACGGTAAGATTGTTAAAAAGAAGACTAATACTTACGAACACAGTGCCCACGGTGGCAAGCAAGAAGCTGCGAGAAAAGCCTCAGAGTTTGTTTCAAGTCTTGATATGCAACCAATTGACTGGGATATTGAAGCCTCTGATTACAATCACCTTGGTTACTTCGTTAAGAAATCTACTTTCCAAATGATTAATCCAATTTTCAAGGAATCTGGTAATCTGGCTAGCAAGCTAGAAAAATTAGGCTTTGAAGGTTCATTAGCTCCAAAAATTGCTTGGATGCTTGGTTTCTGGGTTGGTGCCGGTAACATTAACCAATCTGAATTCTCTATTGATCCATCGGGCACTCAATTGGTTGATCGTATTTCTGAAGTTGGTAAGTACTTTAACTTGACCACAGCTACTTCCAAACACTACAGTCGTGTCTTTAGTAAGGCTCAAGAAGAAGTAGAAATCGCTAAATTAAATAACGGTAAGATTGAAGCAGATGGTTCAATTGTTTTCGATGATGATATCGAAGGCACTCCATCCGAAGAAGAATTGATTGAAATTGAGATGTCATCTGATGCTTCTAAGGCTTCTTCTAACGACGCTTCCTTCGCTCGTGTAAATGGTAATGGTTCTTTGGAATGCACCGATTTATCTGTCATTCTAAGAGACTCCGTTGCTAATCAAGCCAAGAGGGAAAATAACCCTTTCTGGAATTTTGTCGAATCTCTTTGCGTCAAATCTAAGAATATTCCATCACTTAACgaatcttttgaaaaacatATTCCATTTGAATTATCTTATGATAATATGGAAGTTCGTGAACAATTCATTGCAGGTTTAATTGACGCTACCGGTTCTGTTAAGAAAGACAAGGCTAGCAACTCCACCAAGGCTACTGTTGCTACTGCTTTCAAGGGTGTTGCAGAAGGTCTTGTTAGAATTGCTCGTTCTCTTGGTATTAAAGTTTATGTCACTGCCGAAAAGAATTGTATGGACAAAAATGATGTTAAGCACCAACTATACTACAGTATCTCTTTGAGTGGTGAAGCTCTTTCTAGTTCTCTAAGATTCTGTTCACTTGACAGAAACGTTGCTTCTCTAAGTCCTTTCTTCAACAGAGAAGCTGTTCCATTTTACTTTACTTTagaagaacaagaagaagaccAATACTATGGTGTTACTTTACCAGATTCTACCGACAAGCAATATTTGTTATCATCTTTAGCTTTAGTTCATAACTGTGGTGAAAGAGGTAATGAAATGGCTGAAGTTTTGATGGAATTTCCAGAATTATATACTGAAATTAATGGCAGAAAGGAGCCAATTATGAAACGTACTACTTTAGTTGCCAATACTTCTAATATGCCGGTTGCTGCTAGAGAAGCTTCTATCTACACAGGTATTACTTTAGCTGAATATTTCAGAGATCAAGGTAAGGACGTTTCTATGATTGCTGATTCATCTTCGAGATGGGCTGAGGCTTTAAGAGAAATTTCTGGTCGTTTAGGTGAAATGCCTGCCGATCAAGGTTTCCCAGCTTATCTAGGTGCTAAATTAGCTTCTTTCTACGAAAGAGCTGGTAAGGCTGTTGCTTTAGGTTCCCCAGACCGTATTGGATCTGTGTCCATCGTTGCTGCTGTTTCCCCAGCTGGTGGTGATTTCTCCGATCCTGTCACAACTTCTACCTTAGGTATCACACAAGTTTTCTGGGGtttagataaaaaattagCCCAAAGAAAGCATTTCCCATCTATCAATACATCGCTATCATATTCCAAATATACAACTGCTTTGAATGGGTTTTATGATAGAGAATACCCCGAATTCCCAGTATTAAGAAATCGTATTAAggaaatattatcaaatgcAGAAGAACTAGAGCAAGTTGTCCAATTAGTTGGTAAATCGGCTTTATCTGACAGTGACAAGATTACATTAGACGTGTCTACATTAATTAAGGAAGATTTCTTACAACAAAATGGTTATTCTACTTATGATGCATTCTGTCCAATTTGGAAGACTTACGATATGATGAGAGCTTTTGTTTCCTACAATGATGAATCTCAAAAAGCCGTATCAAATGGGGCTAACTGGTCTAGATTATCAGAAGCTACCAAGGATGTCAAACATGCTGTTTCATCATCAAAGTTTTTTGAACCAAGCAGAGGTCAAGCAGAAGTTCATGCAGAGTTTGAAAAACTATTAACTAAAATGCAAGAAAGATTCGCTGAATCCACTgattaattcaattgtaaaattgataaaattagaGCTCATGTGTGGTGTTGAGTAAAAAAATAGTTGAACtatatatcattaaatttcatattttattttgtgtttttttcttttcacGGATATTATATGTAATGATTACATTCACTCTCACTGATGACAAACACACATAAATAGATACATCATCACGTCTaagttataaaaaataaacaaataaaaaactatataaacggataaataacaaaaataattcaataaatatcttAATTCAACATAAGAAATAGGAAATCGAGAAtgtaataattatattatcaatttttatattataattaaaggtagtatgtatataaaatatatgaatCCATTGAATAAAGTTTGTTCATCGCAACTGGAATTCAATAAGCCCTTAAAATTCATTTCTCTTCTTAGCAATTCTacataattttatatatctgaATATGCAAAACTACTCAATGGTACATTAGCCTTTAAATCAATTCGAAAcacaattgaataaatatatacatgatcaaaaatatattttgaaattcattaattaaatttttgaattaaattataaacagTACGTATTTCTCGCTATCTATAACgtaaaaaatttaaataaaggACAAAGgtatgatattttaagagccagttaattaatattgCCACAGAAATAAGTTCCattacaataatataataataccaCCATAAATGGAACAAATTAaccaataataattaaataagcaattcttatattataattatgatgaaattaatataaatattaacataTCAAATTAATCAAAGAATATTGCTCGCTTATTTGGATCTG comes from the Tetrapisispora phaffii CBS 4417 chromosome 1, complete genome genome and includes:
- the TPHA0A03190 gene encoding uncharacterized protein (similar to Saccharomyces cerevisiae YDL186W; ancestral locus Anc_7.301) encodes the protein MTSCENNSYPIIQHVQDSFPEQSLPASRRYYNGDADILSVRDLIKYDQDRRLSLPGTLKNKDQKRKIKEDLLRNNNVNKSSMSEEKFKLSMEQKMMKWKPTVSNNCSINGSVMYIEGTHPYQFDTPLVELETLNRKSLSESSKNNTKMQKDKKKRGFSISGATDITDTTFTNTTILANSNSETRTKMNNNIFESHEYRTNHINDLETPYGLVYSENKKDKKIDKSIDMTELKNIYQNTYGIKLPEDYLESLNYYHRNQNNMHTNTKQNNVKKKKEENNWFTSCFSKTFPNCL
- the VMA1 gene encoding H(+)-transporting V1 sector ATPase subunit A (similar to Saccharomyces cerevisiae TFP1 (YDL185W); ancestral locus Anc_7.300), with protein sequence MAGALENARKEIKRISLDDHEESEYGYVYSVSGPVIIAEQMIGCAMYELVKVGHDNLVGEVIRIDGDKATIQVYEETAGVTVGDPVLRTGKPLSVELGPGLMETIYDGIQRPLKAIKERSQSIYIPRGIDSPALDRTIKWQFTPSQHKVGDHITGGDIFGSVFENSLLDNHKILLPPRARGTITWIASAGEYTVDEKILEVEFDGKKYDYSMMHTWPVRVPRPVAEKVSADYPLLTGQRVLDALFPCVQGGTTCIPGAFGCGKTVISQSLSKYSNSDAIIYVGCFAKGTKVLMADGSDKSIEDIAIGEQVMGKDGAPRSVVGLPRGQKTMYHVKHTTQHKKSDQEVGLMDYVCSGNHKLVLRTPQLISTATNRLNGKLYTSVTYFALEDSIYGKIVKKKTNTYEHSAHGGKQEAARKASEFVSSLDMQPIDWDIEASDYNHLGYFVKKSTFQMINPIFKESGNLASKLEKLGFEGSLAPKIAWMLGFWVGAGNINQSEFSIDPSGTQLVDRISEVGKYFNLTTATSKHYSRVFSKAQEEVEIAKLNNGKIEADGSIVFDDDIEGTPSEEELIEIEMSSDASKASSNDASFARVNGNGSLECTDLSVILRDSVANQAKRENNPFWNFVESLCVKSKNIPSLNESFEKHIPFELSYDNMEVREQFIAGLIDATGSVKKDKASNSTKATVATAFKGVAEGLVRIARSLGIKVYVTAEKNCMDKNDVKHQLYYSISLSGEALSSSLRFCSLDRNVASLSPFFNREAVPFYFTLEEQEEDQYYGVTLPDSTDKQYLLSSLALVHNCGERGNEMAEVLMEFPELYTEINGRKEPIMKRTTLVANTSNMPVAAREASIYTGITLAEYFRDQGKDVSMIADSSSRWAEALREISGRLGEMPADQGFPAYLGAKLASFYERAGKAVALGSPDRIGSVSIVAAVSPAGGDFSDPVTTSTLGITQVFWGLDKKLAQRKHFPSINTSLSYSKYTTALNGFYDREYPEFPVLRNRIKEILSNAEELEQVVQLVGKSALSDSDKITLDVSTLIKEDFLQQNGYSTYDAFCPIWKTYDMMRAFVSYNDESQKAVSNGANWSRLSEATKDVKHAVSSSKFFEPSRGQAEVHAEFEKLLTKMQERFAESTD